The window GTATCGGCAGCGTTACCAGGACCATCCACCCCGCTCCGAGTACCATCTCACCGCCGCCGGCAAGGATCTCTACCCGTTTCTGGCGGCGATGCGGGAATGGGGCGACCGCTGGCTGGTGGACGAACCCCCGGTCTCGTTCGCCCATACCTGTGGCCATCAGGTGACCATCGTGCCGCGCTGCGCGCACTGCCGCGTTGATGTCGATCTCGCCGAGAACGGCGCCGTGACGGCAACATCGCATACACCGGAATGGACCAGGCACAACCCCGACTAGCTAGTGGCGTGTCTCGCAAAGAAACAGGATCACTTCATCGCCGAACTCCTGCACGACACCGGCCTCGTGCACACCCAGGTCCTCTGCGAGTCCACCGAATCCGAGAAGACACGCCTACCCCATGGCCCAGAAGCCGACACAGGAATTGCTGCGCGGAGGTCAGTGAACTGCTCGGCCTGTGCGAACACAGCTCGCCAAAACGTGTCGATTTGCACCGAAGATTAGCGAGACGCGACGCCAGATTAGCGAGGTAGGTGGCGGAGGATCCGCGTCTGACGCGGATCCGTTCAGCGCCGCAGTTCGGGATTCATCACCGGACCACCCATACGGGAACGCCCGGTTCAGGGTTGCGGTTGGCCTATCGGGACCGATTGACGACGTCCGACATACAGATCAGTGCGATACGGGATAAGGATGCGGCCGAGCGGCCGAACCAGTTCAGCAACGTCATTCAGCGCTGTTCTTCGTGCTGCGTCCGGGAGATTGGCGACCCAACTCCATGACGCCACCTGGGCGAGGAAAGCATCGTGGCCAAGTGATTGTCCGTGAGTCGCGTTGGTGTGCTGGAGGGTCTCGAACAAACGGGTACTTTCGAGTGTCTTCTGCCAAGTGACGCTGGCCGGGTACTCGCCCGCCGACTCCTTGTGGTGCGAAAGTATGCGCCGGAGGTCCGGCAGCCATGGTGTGGTGTCCACGGTCCACGTGGGCGTGTTCCACAAAAGCGCGAGTCCCCCATCGGGCTTGAGGACTCGGGCGATTTCGCTGGTAGCAGTTGCTATTTCGAACCAGTTCAGCGGCCGCGACCAGCAACGCATCATCGTCGGTGTTGGTGACGATGCCCTTCGCGTGCAACTGCTCTTTCAGCTTCCACAGCTGTGGAGACCGCACCCGCAACATGGCAGTGCCTGTCTGTGCAACGAACTCGTCAGTCGTACACCGGGCCACGACGCGACCGCGATCGATGACGACCAAGTCCTCGGCGAGCACCGAAATCTCCGCCGCGACACGGCTGGAAACGAAAACAGTTCGCCCCTCGCCGCTCAACCGAGCCAACAAGCCTCGAACCCAGACGATGTCTTCAGGCTCGCGATCGTCGAACGGCTCGTCGAGAATCACCACAGCAGGGTCGCCGAGCAACGCAGCAGCCAGGGCAAGTCGTTGCAACATCCCACCAGAGAAATACTGGACATGCTGATCCGCGGCAAACATCAGATCCACCTGCTCGAGGACTGCGTCCACGCGTCGCACGGAAAGCCCACCGGAGCGCGCCAGGCAGCGCAGATGGGTACGAGCCGAGCGATGCGGATACACCCAATCCGCATCGAGTACCGCCCCCACCTTCGTGGGCGGCCGTTCCAGCTCCCGAAACGGTCGGCCGTCGATGTAGGCATGTCCGCTCGTGGAATGATCAAGACCGATCAGCATCCGCAGGATGGTCGATTTACCGGAGTCCTTGCGTCCGAGCAGCCCCGTGATTCGCCCCTCACGCACTGTGAACGACATATCGTCAACAGCAAGGATATCGCCGTAGTGTTTCGTCAACCGGCACGCCTCGATCACCGTGTTCCCCTCCCCCAACATGGATTATGCCCCGCTGCGCAGCAGTATTCACCAGATTTCCCGTAGCCTACGGGTTCCATCTACGACGAATCGACAGGCTCCGATTAAGATGCCTACCTGTGTCAATTCCCGCCATTTTGAAGACAAGATTCCAACGGGACCTGTACACTTGCATGACCGATTAGCCCCCACAACTGGGGTTTTGCCATACAAATTCTACGGCTCGAACAGACTGGCGGGGACGTTGTCGAAGAACTTAGTGAAGTATGCAAAAGTGGCGATTATGGTTTCCGTTGCTGCAATCCTCGGGGTGGAAGCATATTTTATATTTCCGGAACTGCAGAAATATTGGCCTAACCGAAATAACATCCAATTGGAGTGGTTCCTCGGTGCGATCGCATTTGCGGCGATATCAATGGATAGTTTCGCCCAGGTGCAGCGGGTTCTTCTGCGATCCGCGGGCATAGTTGTCCCCCAGCGGGAGTCCGTTGCTGCAATCTATGCCGCCAACTCGATAAGTATGACCGTTCCGGGAGGTCCGGTCCTCTCCACCGCCTTTCTCTACAAAAGGCAACGAGAGTGGGGGGCAACGCCCGGAATTGCGTCGTGGCAGCTTTTGATTGGAGGGGCACTACAGGGTATCGGGTTGGCTGTGCTGGGAATACTAGGCACTGGCTCGCTGGGGACTTCCGGAAACAAACTATCGTTGGCCATCTCATTGGCCGGAATGCTCCTCCTGATTGCAGTCGGAATATTTTTTTCGAAAAGTGGCACGGCTGCGAAATCTTTGATCGCCGGAATTCTTCGGCAAGTAAATGTATTATTCAAGAGGCCGGCCGACTCTGGAAACGACAAAGTTGTCAACTTTTTCTATCAGCTGGAATCGGTAGAGCTACGCAAACGTAATTTAGCGTCTGCATTCGGCTGGTCTATTTTCAACTGGATATCCGATATTGGATGCCTGCTCTGTGCGTGTTACGCCACCGGATCTGATATTTCGATTGCTGCAGTCGCTGTTGCATACTCGGCGAGTAAGGTAGCGGGCACTGCCACGCCGTGGATTCCTGGTGGAATCGGAGTGGTTGACGTCGTTCTCATTGCGATGCTCGTCTCGAGTGGAATTCCGCCAGCGGAGGCTGGATTAGCTGTGTTGGTTTATCGGATAGTCAGCTTGGTTTTGGTTACTGTGGCGGGCTGGGTAATATTTCTTGTCAAGTACCGGACCTTGGGTGGGGTTAGGGTCCCAATTTCTTCGTAACAGAGTTCGTTAGTGTTCTGCCATCAATCATTAGTGCTGCAATCAAATTGGCCGCGGCGA of the Rhodococcus sp. OK302 genome contains:
- a CDS encoding lysylphosphatidylglycerol synthase transmembrane domain-containing protein, yielding MSKNLVKYAKVAIMVSVAAILGVEAYFIFPELQKYWPNRNNIQLEWFLGAIAFAAISMDSFAQVQRVLLRSAGIVVPQRESVAAIYAANSISMTVPGGPVLSTAFLYKRQREWGATPGIASWQLLIGGALQGIGLAVLGILGTGSLGTSGNKLSLAISLAGMLLLIAVGIFFSKSGTAAKSLIAGILRQVNVLFKRPADSGNDKVVNFFYQLESVELRKRNLASAFGWSIFNWISDIGCLLCACYATGSDISIAAVAVAYSASKVAGTATPWIPGGIGVVDVVLIAMLVSSGIPPAEAGLAVLVYRIVSLVLVTVAGWVIFLVKYRTLGGVRVPISS
- a CDS encoding ATP-binding cassette domain-containing protein — protein: MTKHYGDILAVDDMSFTVREGRITGLLGRKDSGKSTILRMLIGLDHSTSGHAYIDGRPFRELERPPTKVGAVLDADWVYPHRSARTHLRCLARSGGLSVRRVDAVLEQVDLMFAADQHVQYFSGGMLQRLALAAALLGDPAVVILDEPFDDREPEDIVWVRGLLARLSGEGRTVFVSSRVAAEISVLAEDLVVIDRGRVVARCTTDEFVAQTGTAMLRVRSPQLWKLKEQLHAKGIVTNTDDDALLVAAAELVRNSNCYQRNRPSPQARWGTRAFVEHAHVDRGHHTMAAGPPAHTFAPQGVGGRVPGQRHLAEDTRKYPFVRDPPAHQRDSRTITWPRCFPRPGGVMELGRQSPGRSTKNSAE
- a CDS encoding winged helix-turn-helix transcriptional regulator codes for the protein MSADNETPPLQPRRRPANEVPGRPCSIATTLSMVGERWTLLVVRELSLGNHRFSQIADGTGASRDILTARLRAMESGGLVYRQRYQDHPPRSEYHLTAAGKDLYPFLAAMREWGDRWLVDEPPVSFAHTCGHQVTIVPRCAHCRVDVDLAENGAVTATSHTPEWTRHNPD